One Rosa chinensis cultivar Old Blush chromosome 3, RchiOBHm-V2, whole genome shotgun sequence DNA window includes the following coding sequences:
- the LOC112192854 gene encoding membrane steroid-binding protein 2 isoform X2 translates to MGIYEVVMEEITVYTGLSPAAFFTIAGMMVVVYRYVTGMFVAPEDYNKPPVVSSANSELANKYFNPTTATTPSSIQVGDMTEQELRGYDGSDPNKPLLMAIKAQIYDVSSSRNFYGPGGPYAMFAGRDASRALALLSFKPQDIHGNIDGLGPDELQILQDWEDKFVEKYLTVGRLLNRDPVPQPTQETKQT, encoded by the exons ATGGGGATATACGaggtggtgatggaggagatAACGGTGTACACGGGGCTATCACCGGCGGCGTTTTTCACAATCGCTGGGATGATGGTCGTCGTTTACAGATATGTTACCGGAATGTTTGTGGCTCCCGAAGATTACAACAAGCCTCCGGTGGTGAGTAGTGCTAATTCGGAATTGGCGAACAAGTATTTCAATCCCACGACCGCCACGACACCAAGCTCAATCCAAGTCGGGGATATGACGGAGCAAGAGCTTAGAGGATATGATGGGTCTGACCCCAATAAGCCCCTTCTCATGGCCATCAAAGCTCAGATCTACGACGTCTCCTCCTCCAG GAACTTCTATGGTCCAGGTGGACCGTATGCAATGTTTGCTGGAAGGGATGCTAGCAGAGCCTTGGCTCTTCTGTCTTTCAAACCCCAAGACATACACGGAAACATCGATGGCCTCGGTCCCGACGAGCTTCAGATTTTACAGGACTGGGAAGATAAATTCGTTGAAAAATATCTCACGGTTGGACGGCTGCTTAACCGTGATCCTGTGCCACAACCAACACAAGAGACTAAGCAAACTTGA
- the LOC112192855 gene encoding chaperone protein dnaJ 72 isoform X2: MGDHYSILGLTRNASKEEIKEAFRKLAVKLHPDKHSHSSKAVRDTATLRFKQASEAYQVLIDDRKRADYNFRTSSASYSRTSSSSSGYGYGYSRNNRNYASASRPSSFDSLLRYVTTRAFLLNVSVAGALLGGVGVVNMGWDALWKIRNSGKSFEEAMESVEKAKAHKEKL, encoded by the exons ATGGGTGATCACTACTCGATATTGGGTCTGACAAGGAATGCGAGcaaagaagaaattaaagaggCGTTCAGGAAGCTGGCGGTGAAGCTGCACCCAGACAAGCATTCCCATTCTTCTAAGGCGGTGAGGGATACCGCCACCCTCCGATTCAAGCAGGCCTCCGAAGCCTATCAGGTCCTCATCGACGATCGCAAGCGCGCCGACTACAATTTCCGAACCTCATCCGCATCCTATTCCcgaacctcctcctcctcctccggttACGGTTACGGTTATAGTAGAAATAACCGCAATTATGCTTCTGCTTCTAGACCCTCCAGCTTTGACAGTCTGCTTCGCTATGTCACCACGCGTGCCTTCCTTCTCAACGTCTCCGTTGCAGG GGCTCTATTAGGTGGCGTGGGCGTCGTTAATATGGGATGGGATGCCTTATGGAAGATACGTAATTCTGGG AAATCATTTGAAGAAGCGATGGAATCTGTTGAAAAGGCCAAAGCACATAAAGAGAAGCTGTAG
- the LOC112194635 gene encoding uncharacterized protein LOC112194635, producing the protein MGVVMKKVVLMRNCSSWAMNIDCFNSILSIPLPALDSRDEFVWGPTSSGIFSAKSATWLQCDSVAPYSRVKILNEIWRLNIPLKLRDEDLNHLFFFCPFAANVWCSAGITNTDFQNFEEWFLSWFRKDYQKSTIENLLLLCRKIWDARNNLIFRHSPSLPNMVVHAAASIGENYRRNNPCLFKGPASTSQVICWLPPPAGFAKLNFNGSVVNNKKAAAGFVIRDHDGSPLLLVRKLLVMLQSPLLKEVLFVMVFIMPSSLTVESFMSKVTPS; encoded by the exons TTAACTCTATTTTAAGTATTCCTCTTCCTGCTTTGGACTCTAGGGATGAATTTGTTTGGGGGCCGACCTCCAGCGGTATTTTTTCTGCTAAATCTGCCACTTGGCTTCAATGTGATTCGGTTGCTCCCTATTCGAGGGTTAAAATTTTGAATGAAATATGGAGACTTAACATTCCTCTTAAG CTCAGGGATGAGGACTTAAAccaccttttcttcttctgccccTTTGCTGCAAATGTTTGGTGCTCTGCTGGCATTACCAATACAGATTTCCAAAACTTTGAAGAATGGTTTCTTTCCTGGTTCAGGAAGGATTACCAAAAGTCTACTATTGAaaatcttctccttctttgcagGAAAATTTGGGATGCGAGGAATAACCTCATCTTCAGACATTCTCCCTCTCTTCCTAACATGGTGGTTCATGCTGCGGCATCCATTGGTGAGAATTACAGAAGGAATAACCCTTGCCTTTTCAAGGGTCCTGCTTCTACCTCTCAAGTTATTTGCTGGCTTCCTCCTCCTGCTGGCTTCGCCAAGCTCAATTTCAATGGTTCTGTTGTCAACAATAAGAAAGCAGCTGCTGGTTTTGTTATCAGGGATCATGATGGTTCTCCCCTTTTGCTAGTGCGCAAGCTATTGGTCATGCTTCAGTCCCCATTGCTAAAGGAAGTGCTGTTCGTGATGGTCTTTATCATGCCCTCCTCCTTAACTGTCGAAAGCTTTATGTCGAAAGTGACTCCAAGTTAA
- the LOC112192854 gene encoding membrane steroid-binding protein 2 isoform X1, with the protein MGIYEVVMEEITVYTGLSPAAFFTIAGMMVVVYRYVTGMFVAPEDYNKPPVVSSANSELANKYFNPTTATTPSSIQVGDMTEQELRGYDGSDPNKPLLMAIKAQIYDVSSSSRNFYGPGGPYAMFAGRDASRALALLSFKPQDIHGNIDGLGPDELQILQDWEDKFVEKYLTVGRLLNRDPVPQPTQETKQT; encoded by the exons ATGGGGATATACGaggtggtgatggaggagatAACGGTGTACACGGGGCTATCACCGGCGGCGTTTTTCACAATCGCTGGGATGATGGTCGTCGTTTACAGATATGTTACCGGAATGTTTGTGGCTCCCGAAGATTACAACAAGCCTCCGGTGGTGAGTAGTGCTAATTCGGAATTGGCGAACAAGTATTTCAATCCCACGACCGCCACGACACCAAGCTCAATCCAAGTCGGGGATATGACGGAGCAAGAGCTTAGAGGATATGATGGGTCTGACCCCAATAAGCCCCTTCTCATGGCCATCAAAGCTCAGATCTACGACGTCTCCTCCTCCAG CAGGAACTTCTATGGTCCAGGTGGACCGTATGCAATGTTTGCTGGAAGGGATGCTAGCAGAGCCTTGGCTCTTCTGTCTTTCAAACCCCAAGACATACACGGAAACATCGATGGCCTCGGTCCCGACGAGCTTCAGATTTTACAGGACTGGGAAGATAAATTCGTTGAAAAATATCTCACGGTTGGACGGCTGCTTAACCGTGATCCTGTGCCACAACCAACACAAGAGACTAAGCAAACTTGA
- the LOC112192855 gene encoding chaperone protein dnaJ 72 isoform X1, with protein sequence MGDHYSILGLTRNASKEEIKEAFRKLAVKLHPDKHSHSSKAVRDTATLRFKQASEAYQVLIDDRKRADYNFRTSSASYSRTSSSSSGYGYGYSRNNRNYASASRPSSFDSLLRYVTTRAFLLNVSVAGWILCRALLGGVGVVNMGWDALWKIRNSGKSFEEAMESVEKAKAHKEKL encoded by the exons ATGGGTGATCACTACTCGATATTGGGTCTGACAAGGAATGCGAGcaaagaagaaattaaagaggCGTTCAGGAAGCTGGCGGTGAAGCTGCACCCAGACAAGCATTCCCATTCTTCTAAGGCGGTGAGGGATACCGCCACCCTCCGATTCAAGCAGGCCTCCGAAGCCTATCAGGTCCTCATCGACGATCGCAAGCGCGCCGACTACAATTTCCGAACCTCATCCGCATCCTATTCCcgaacctcctcctcctcctccggttACGGTTACGGTTATAGTAGAAATAACCGCAATTATGCTTCTGCTTCTAGACCCTCCAGCTTTGACAGTCTGCTTCGCTATGTCACCACGCGTGCCTTCCTTCTCAACGTCTCCGTTGCAGG ATGGATTTTATGCAGGGCTCTATTAGGTGGCGTGGGCGTCGTTAATATGGGATGGGATGCCTTATGGAAGATACGTAATTCTGGG AAATCATTTGAAGAAGCGATGGAATCTGTTGAAAAGGCCAAAGCACATAAAGAGAAGCTGTAG